CCCCAATACAGATCGGTTTAACGTCACAATTTGATCCGAAGGTTCGCATGCGGCACTTACTGGTCTTCTTGTCGCGGTTCTTCTTGTCCACCTCGGTCCATTTGAGATGCCACTCGGTCAGCACCGCCCGGTACCGCTTGCTGCCGACCCACAGGGAAGACTCCAGTCTCTCGGTCTCCATACGGGGAGCGGCTCTTCAGTGTTTCCCTTGGACATCTGGAAAGAGTTCATTCACTCTCGTCAACATCTTCTGGGCCGGAGTTGGTCGCTCAGTGGTTCCGGAACCAATCACACCGTTCAATTGTCTCCCGGCGCACAGGTGTTCCGCTTAATAAAAGTGCTTCCTCTTGCGGCCCGCCCACCGGACACTCACCTTGGTGCTGATTGGTTCCTCTCACCTTTCACCTGCAGCCTTCACCGTGGCGACACACAGGAGGAAACTGTCGGCCTGAacctcacactctcacacacacacgcgtccaCAACACCTTTGTTTGGTGTGTGTTCCCATGGCAACAGCTGAACTTCTGAATAAGACACCTTTCTATGAGGTCAGGAAGCTGttcacaggaagaaacaaaccaCTCACGGGAGAAACCGAAAACTCCAAGTCAGAATACTGACGTGGGGCAGACGGCTGTCCTCTTGTGTAGTAGCGTCACCTTGTGGCTTAACCTTTCAACTGCAGTCATTTGCtgtagaaaaaaatgatgaggcGCCAGCaatgaattgaatttaaattttacAGTTTGGCATGAATGTTCCTATTCCAAATAAAAGGGAACGTTTCCGTCAGTCATGTGACAGGTGCACCACAGCAAACAGCCTGACACAGGGCTCGTTAGTTTTGAGTGAGACACGTAGATATACAGTAAACAAATGTAGCGAGCGATCAGGACACTGACGCTCCATTCGCTATGACATCATAGGCGCGCATCAATCTCATGATGTGGCAGTTTTCGAGTTCAGCGATGAAGTGTCCCGCTTTCCTCTCGTCACGTGATCTCACCTGACCACGCGCATGAATGCCGACGCGCACGCGCCTCTGTCCCCTCCCCCACCAACGCATTGCTGTCGCGAACGCGCACGTCGCGGGTTGGATGGGGGCGGATCCGACGCTGCTGCAGCTGTCCATGGTTGTGTAGTGGTCCGACTCCGGGATGCTGCTTCAGTGACACCGCCGTCCTCGCCCAGAACCCGCCCGGAACCGTCTCGCCTTCGTCACATCGACCGACTGAAAGGTGAGTGCACGCTTCCCCTGCGGGTTCCGGGGGCTGCCGGGGCCGCGTCAGTCCCAAAGACCGCAGACGATCCGCATCCAGATCAGGCCAGCAACCGAACCAACATGGATGCTGCGCTGCCTGCGCGCtactgaggatgaggatgatgaggatgcgGAGATTACGCTCCGGTTTCACTCCCTAATCCTTTGATTGACGTCTGAATTCAACATCAGGATTCGAACATTAGACGTGAGAAGAAGCTGCCGGGGCGTTTGACTGGCGTCAGCATCGATGGGGGGCGAGGGGAAACGACGACATGCATGTGTacatgttacacacacacacacatatataggtGCCAGTTGCGTGTGGCACACACCTGCTGTGTGCAGGATCCATGGATGTGTgatacatgtacacacacacacacacatccaaccCTGTCTCACACTCAGCAGTCGGATGTGATGGAGCGTGCCAGTGGATTTGGGCTTCCCTGTGTCCCGGGGCCCGCTGTGAGACCCCCTCGCACTCTGCCAGATGGGGCAGGCTCCAGGCACCTTCCAGACGTTCCTTCTCCACCAGTCGAAGTACGTTGGCCTAAACGGCTACAAAGACACTGATCTGGTGCTGGGCCTGAGCTTCTGTCCAGCAAACGTCTGGGCTGATTTATGAGCCGGCACTGAAGCTGGAACCTCACTTCCACACTAGGTGCCCAGTCACTTCAATATTGCAACTGAAATATGTAACGTTCCTGAGGCTGGACCAAAGGTGGGATAATGTTGAGGATAACGAATGACCGCTGTTTGCTTCCAGCCTCTTGGACTGAGCAAATCatggctgaccaccagaggCAGCGTTCCCTCTCCACTGCTGGGGAGTCGCTCTACCATGTGCTGGGAGTGGAGAAGCTGGCGACAGGCGACGACATCAAGAGATCGTATAGGTGAGCGTGAGCCCGGGGACACGCCCTCATTCAGTCCACATGACCTGAAGAGATTCTTCTCCCGACCCCCAGAAAACTGGCGCTGAAGTTCCATCCCGACAAGAACCCCGACAATCCCGAGGCGGCCGACAAGTTCAAGGAGATCAACAACGCTCACGCCATCTTGAACGATCCCACTAAACGCAACATCTACGACAAGTATGGCTCCCTGGGCCTCTACGTGGCCGAGCAGTTCGGAGAGGAGAACGTCAACACCTACTTTGTCTTGTCCAGCTGGTGGGCCAAGGTGAGGTCCGGCCTGTCCGGCAGATTTGACGCTCCCTGATGCTGTGGCGTGTCTCCACAGGCGCTCTTTGTCTTCTGCGGTCTGGCCACCGGCTGctacttctgctgctgcctctgctgttGCTGCAACTGCTGCTGCGGCCGCTGCAAGCCACGACCACGTGAGGGCCAGGACCAGGACTTCTACGTCTCCCCGGAGGACCTGGAGGCCCAGCTGCAGTCTGACGAGAGAGGTGAGAGCCCTGAGTGTGGTGGAATGAGAGCCCCGCGTGTGAGTAAGGAGTCGCACGCAAGTCGGACTGGCCGTCACACCAACGGTACATCCGTGCATGACACTAACCTTGTGACATCATCCAACAGAGGCCGGCGGCGACCCCATCATGATGCAGCCATCAGCTACAGAGACCACCCAGTTAACGTCAGATGGCCACTACTCCTACCACACCGACCCGGGCTTTAACTAACCTGGCCCCCCGTCACCCCTCGCCTGTGGCCCCGCCCCGCCCTGGTCTCCAAGGAGGACCGAGGATATCATGTTTCGCCACAAGGAGGCGAGGGACCTCAGTGCACGGTCTATGACAggaactgatgacatcacatccctCAAGCCTTCTGATTGGTCTGCAAAGTTCCCAGAAGAAAATGATCAAAGAAatactttttagtttttttgtatTACGGCCTCATTCTGCACCCAACTCCTGTCCCCTgcgccctcctccctcccccccgtCCCCTGTCCCATGGTCGTGTAGCATGCACTGTCCCGATGTTCTAAATGTCTCTGATCTTTTCACCCACTCAGACTGAACATTCTGTGATCACATTCATGAGCTCCAAGCATGAAGTTTACGTTTGTTTCATGCTAACAGGAAGTCAACCCAGAGTCGAGGGAGGATGGCGgtgagtgacatcatcagagcCGTCACTCATGGTTGTTTTGACTCCAGTAGTGTGGCGTTGTCACCCCGAAACCTCTCTGCGTCCAGTGATATCCAAATATATTGCGTGGTTTATGCAACATAGGTGAGATAAATCTGAAAACctgtatagatatatatatattattaaagcCGACGCACAACCTCTGAACTCTTTTCATGGCAACAACATCGTGACTCGAATGTTCACTTCAGTTCAACATCACAACATATACTACTGAACATTGTATGTCAGACCagtcatgtattttttatatcaGACTCAGATTATTGATCAGTTATTGTTGTACCACAGACCAAATATGAGTCAGTTATTGATTAAATATTGATGGTGACAGACACATTTGTCGGAGGAGAGACCGACCACTGAGCTGCTCATGTGACCGCAGGTGGAAGGGAAAATTATTGTATCTTGATGTTGTCCATGATGAGTTGATGCTGGTGTCATATCATAGATGAATATTTTTCATAATGCTTGTGTCGGTTCACCTGGGACACAACTTCTGTGTTCAACTTTCAACATTTCCCGGCCAGCTGgagtgcgccccctgctgttggTGGTGTGGATGTTGACGTCTGTGATGCCGTGTGACGTTTCCTGTGACCATTACTGACCCTGTTGCTTCCTCATCGAGATTCTGTGTGTTTGGTGAGGAGGACACTCCGCCTTCGCTGTTGTGACCATGGTATCTTTCTTTCCGCGGTGAGCTGGTGTGTTGTGCCGTGAACAGACACACCTGTAGAGAATATTTCTGTTGTCGCATGGTAACATGAGTCTGGAAGAAAACCTTTGGTGTTGAATAAATGTTCCTGAACTTGCTCGGTTTTACTTTACTCACTGACTGGTCTTCTCAATTTCAATGGAAGGTGGCGGCGATCTGCTGGGCCTCAGTCTGGCGTTGGTGCATATCCAACACCAGGAACAGAGGTGTCGCGGGCCAAGCAAATGTCACGGAAACCTCTCTCTttctgacaggaaacagacGTGGTTTTGAGATGTGTGTTAATTATTCAAGGCCACTCAGTGTCAAGAGACACTTTtcttcttgaagcacaaacaatCAATCAACATTCTTTGTAGGTCATGACCTTTTGGTTTTTAGAGCGTTTCAAATTTAATTTTGAAATTATAATGCATATTTTTATGAAAAGATTCGGCACCAAACGTGCAACATTTCCCAGTCGTGGGGAGAAGAAAGGCATTGGGTGTATGGTGACACGTAGCCAGCAAACACAGCGAGAGTCACTAGAACAGAGTGGGCTGACTTGAAATAGGTGGAGGAATAAAGAGTGACAACAATCTGAGTCTGTCTGGCTGAGAAAGAGAAAGTGAGACATGACTTGTCCGTCTGTGTGTATCTCCTCTCACGAGGGTTTTAAGAGTCTTGGCCTATACGATGAGTGGacgtgtttgcatgtgtgtgagcgtgagtgGAAGTGCGCACTAATAGCTCCCAAGCTAATCTCATCAGCAGCTCAACCCTAAacacacagagaggaagagacGCCGCAGGAATGAGTCGAGCCGGTGAGTTGCTTTTTGTTTCAGACTATTTGGATTCAACATGCAGGTCATCGTCACACAGCAGGTGGGAAATGGTGAGTGGCAGGTTAATATAGAGAAGTGAGAGATGCAACAGGCTGCTCAGCGGCTGCGGCTCTGTCAACATGTGTGTTGTGGTAGGTCCGAGTTTGTCTGGTTCATACCGGGTGATGGGTGGGAAACTCCCTGCGTATCTGAACTTCACTTGCATCTATCAACAAAGGCTAACTGTCTTGAGCTGTCCATCATACTGCCACACATCAGTACTACATTTACCTTCAAAGATAAGCTTTGTGCCAAATTTTTCTCCAATAAACAACATATTTCTATAAATAACCAGGTGAAAATGGACAAATATCATTATTCTCATGTGTTTTGGggcttgacaaaataaaaacgcatGGTAACATGAGTCTGGAAGAAAACCTTTGGTGTTGAATAAATGTTCCTGAACTTGCTCGGTTTTACTTTACTCGCTGACTGGTGATTTTTGACTGGTGTTTTGGggcttgacaaaataaaaacgttcTGAGTTTCAATGCTGTTCTTGATTTAGCTGAGATATTGCTTTTAAAACTGGGGGTGAAGGTCCCCAGTGTTGGACAGGATTTCAAAGACCAGTGAATGAAGATGGGCTTCAGAAAAGTCCGATTTCATGCTTCACATCCAGTGAAGTGTCGCCCAACATTTAATGTCGGGTCACTCACAGCATCTGTGCTTACAGACACAGAACTTTCTGAGGACGAGGCAGAACGTCTGAGGATGGAACTGGCCAAGGTGACGCCTCTTTCTCAGAGTGTATGGAGTCTTGTGGCGCGAGTCTGAGAGGTGGATGGTATGGCGGCTGGCTTTGGTGCAGCCAGTCAGGTGAGCGCTTCTCTGCTGGATgcacaggtggaggaggagatccACGCGCTCCGTCAGACGCTCCTGACCAAAGAAAGGACGGCGTCAGAAATCCGCCGGCAGCTGGGCTTGAGTCCGCTCAGCTGCATTCGACAGAACCTGAGCCGCAGCTGGGAGAGCGTCCAGTGCTCCGCCCCGTGAGTCTCGGCAGGCTGTGAACCCGTTGTGGACCACGCACTGATTGGGGCTCTCTCGCAGGTACCAGACTGCCTCGGCCACTCTGGACGACATCAGCCACTCGGACGTGTAAGtctgtctgacctctgacctcttcaGCTTGTATCTAGAGGCGAGCaacagcggtgtgtgtgtgtgcaggtaccTGAGGACCCGGGATGGACTGTCTCATGCCGGTAACGCCACGTCGTCTGCGTTGTCTAATGTGGGCGTGGCCATCACCAGGAGGCTGGCAGGAATGAGGTAGTGCCCCCTCCACGCTTCCTGCTGTTGCACCTCACCTTCTTTGACTCGGTGTGTGTTGGTGTCCGCAGGTCGCTGCCTCTGCCGGGTCCACCGCGGTAAGTTCTAGACACAGAAAGacaacagtttgtttgtttacccTCCAGATGGTAGACAAGGACTGAACACTTGATCCGCAGCTTTTGGATCTCAAATCAACTAGTCATCACCGTGTTCCTCCTCTTATCTCTCCTTTATCTCTCCATTGAGAGTAAGTTATCATCTGGGCAAACACTAATGGACGCAGTAATGACAGGTCACGTCGATTGACTATTCATCAACATGACAAGACGAGATAAACATGAGGAGCTCTCTGCGTCTTGTGTTTCAGTATGCATCACCACATCAGCGTCCCAACCCTCAGGTAAGGTTTCTATGACCATTTTACTTTGTTTATTGATGCATTTTTAtggaaacaaatataaatatacttatataaataatgtcaaaaatatatcaaacataaaaaaatacattctcaaatttatatttaaatatgctACATTATGTATGAGGTGTTATAAGTACTGTTTGATTCAGGAAAATCTTGATTAAAATTGACAACAGCAATAATTGTACTTCGCAATTAAATCCCACATAACGGAATTATTTTTCTCAAACATCTCAAACCTGTTTAAAAAGTCACTGATCCTTGTGTGTTTCTTTCAGACACGCTCCTGTACTGAGGTCTCTGGAGGACATGGTCAACGGTGTGAAGCTGCGACGATGAAGCCAGCTGAGACTGGGACCCAGATCCACGGAGCAAAGGACCCCCTCACACAGCACAGACCTCGTTGCCATGAGAACACCCCTGCAGCTATTTGGCTCGGAATTAATAACCTGAACAATAGATGGAGTCATTCAGAATGGATTTTAAATTAGAGATGTGTGACGAGCGAGGTCACTATAGTCAAGGACAACTAACGAAAACTAGAATTGTAATTCATTTCcgttaactgaaataaaataaaaacaaaagtttttcataaaacgacaattaacgctttatttatttatttatgtataatAACGTTTTAATTGtttcataaagaagcattttgacAAGTAAATGAGTAATTGACAAGTAAACGTCCGCAGGCAGAACTCGGGCATGCGCGTTACTAACTTCCGGTTCCCGCACCGGAATTTCCGGCTACATCGGGCaggtggaccagatcaggcTCCTCTTGTTTGAGTAATGGACTGGCGAGTTCGTCTGcatggactatgatgtttgctgagaatgtgaaagacaaaaattcaaaactaaataaaaacaaaaactgatgaaaaatcccaaactattGTAACCTTGGTGACGAGTCCGATTTGTTTGTAGTAGCATATATAAACCACTAGATAGCGCTGTGGTGTTTCAGAATTCCTCTCCAGGCAGAATGTTCACTATTTTATTGAcgtgttttgttgtcattatttttattccgTCTTCCATGTAGCTATTAGATTTAACTCAGAACAGCATATTTGACATTTGTGATTTATGAAATAAACCTTTTATCTACATGTGAatttcaagtccaaatattcaCGAAGCCTCTTCGCTTTTGACACACATAGGCTTTCgcttctcctcatcagagacaTCTGAAACACATCGACCTTCCAGCTAGCGTTCACCACTTCCGGTTCACTGTAAGCGTTATGTTTAGCTAAACACGGTCAGAACCTCGAGCTACACAGACATTACTTTGTTCTTAAAGACCAAAATACGTTGATTTTCGTGGCTGTATTTTTATCTACAAAATGGCCGCAAAGCCAGACCACTTCTGATCATTTCACTTGGAGCTAAACGAACTGAAATGCAAACTTAACGTCACCTTTTTTGACGAATCATGACAGACTCCGGGTTCGCTGCTCTGGCGCCGCCTCTGGCCTGACCGCAGCACTGTTGGTTCACCATGACGTCACGGTTAAATTTAGCTGACCTGCCGAGCACGTTCCTTGGCCTCGAGCCCTGCCAGGTGCGGCCCCGCACGCCACGCCCATTATCGTTCCAGGCACCGGCCACGCCCCCTGTCCCAGCGCAGGGCTTTTAAAAGCAGGCACGGGTCAGGGCGCGCAGACACGAGCCGCAGCGCAGAGTGAGAGGAGGCGGAGTCGCACCGTCGGACACTAATGGGCTTTCGGAACCACAGCTAAAACCAAACCCGCGGCCTCAGCTCTCAGGTGAACGCTCTCTTTCTTTACTGTCCTTATTCAAAATAGCACAACTTTATTGGTACCTACAGCTGTGGTTTTGCAATGAAGGAAAGTGATCTGATATCACTGTTTAATTTTCtaataaagtttaaaaagtgCATTTCATGGTTGAGGAAATATGTATAATATAAGTTAATGGAGCTCAACTCTAAAACACAGTTCATGAGTAATTTAAGCAAGGCAGGAAACTTGTTATGAAAGGAGTAAAAACACCAGGCTAATTTTAATGGACACATTTTAAACTACATACACTGGTAATGACAACCTGTGAAGGTGAAGTCAGAGGAATGACGCTGTGGGGTTAAGACCAAGTGCTGTCAACAAGAGCGTCTTTTGGGACGGGGTTTAATCGTCCTTCTGCTTGTCAGCTGCTGCAGAATTAAGACTGAAACCCATCTGCTGCCGGTGTGTTGCTCCAGGGCAGCAGGGCTGTGCAACACTCATGTTGTGGAGCACTGACCAGTGGAACTGCAGTGAAGCACCTGGGCAAAACAAGTGTGTCCTGACTCTGGTCTTGATCCACAGATCTCACCTCACATCGTACAGCGGTCAGAAGTCATGGCGTCCATTCCATCCAGCGGATCTCTGATCGCCACCCATGACTACTACAGACGTGAGTTGACCTCTGAGTCTCACATGGAAGTTAGGGCTGACGATTCTCCGCGGTTCCAGGTCGACTCGGGTCGGCGTCCAGCAACAGCTCGTGTGGCAGCGCCGAGTTCAGTGGCGAGGTGATCCCCCACCACCCAGGTACCCCGCTGCGTAACACCCAGTCAGCCCCTTCCTGTCTGACACAAGCTGACCCTTGACCCGCAGGTCTGCCGAGGCAGGACTCGGGCCACT
This portion of the Synchiropus splendidus isolate RoL2022-P1 chromosome 18, RoL_Sspl_1.0, whole genome shotgun sequence genome encodes:
- the LOC128749281 gene encoding dnaJ homolog subfamily C member 5-like, whose amino-acid sequence is MADHQRQRSLSTAGESLYHVLGVEKLATGDDIKRSYRKLALKFHPDKNPDNPEAADKFKEINNAHAILNDPTKRNIYDKYGSLGLYVAEQFGEENVNTYFVLSSWWAKALFVFCGLATGCYFCCCLCCCCNCCCGRCKPRPREGQDQDFYVSPEDLEAQLQSDEREAGGDPIMMQPSATETTQLTSDGHYSYHTDPGFN
- the LOC128749282 gene encoding tumor protein D54-like — its product is MQVIVTQQVGNDTELSEDEAERLRMELAKVEEEIHALRQTLLTKERTASEIRRQLGLSPLSCIRQNLSRSWESVQCSAPYQTASATLDDISHSDVYLRTRDGLSHAGNATSSALSNVGVAITRRLAGMRSLPLPGPPRMHHHISVPTLRHAPVLRSLEDMVNGVKLRR